The DNA sequence aggattcatatagccaacTCCACTTAGTggaataaggctttgttgttgttcttgtgGTGGAAAATCTTTCTGCTAATAATATTTAGAAAGGAGTAATCATAAGATAGGTTAAGCTGTAAGTACTCAAAACTAGTTGTATACACCAGTACATATATATCCATGTGTATGTGTTTATATATAACCCTCTCTATGACTGCTCATGATCCTTCCAATAATTCTTCTCCCATGTTTCTACTTGTTTGATTGAACTTTCTTTTCTACGAAGCACTTCAAAAAGAGACGCCGGATCATAAGGCGGAGGCAAGCTGCAAGGTTCAATGACTGCAGGACCCTTCACCAAAGATTCCATCATAAATTTCTTTTCTAACCCTTCTGCATGGCAAGCCATTGCCTCCGAGCAGAGTTCAATCGCTTTTTGAGGTATCCTAGGCTTGAATTGTAAGAGGTTTGCGTACTCGTTTAAAAGATGAAACATGTAGTCATACACATAGTCCATCTTCAAGTCCTCTTGAATTAACTTACTTGATGCCCTTCCGATTGCTTGCGCCTAAAGAAACCAATGAAAAGCAATGATATTAACAAAAATGAATGTTGAAATCTGCAGAAAAAGCGTAACGACTGAATTACAGTACCTTTTTCTTGTGACTGTTGCCCCAATCAACAGCAAACTTGATAGATCTGCACTTGTCATCATACTTTATGGGCCAGTAGTGGTGCAGCGGCATCAAAGTTCTCGTGAAGAAATCGTAGTAACGGGGCTTTACTATCAACGTAACAGAATCACATGCAAGAATGTACTTTTCACTCACAGACCAAGCAGAGCCTTCTATGTAGATCTTGTACCTGCAATATCGTGCATGGAATGAGCAAAGTAGTGCAATTAGGAATGTCGAAAGTTCAATAAATACGCAGTCATAAACTGTACCTATGAACGCATTGGCTTGCTAAATCGGATCTCTTGAACCCTTCCTGCGCTTCGCGAGACCAATCCTGCGTTGATTTTTTCTGTACTTTTGGTCTCAATGGTAAAACCGGAACAGTAACAAAATGAGATGGAGATTACTAGGTAAAAGTACCTGAGCATAAAGGCGAGCATACCAATCGTACTGGTCAGAAACATTGCATGTCATGAGTTCTTGCCTGTGTTCAGCAATAGTTGGATTTCCCTTCCAATAAGCATAAGGTTCTCTATCTAGCCATTTGCTCCTCTTGTTGCCTTCCTCTAGGTTCTTTAACAAAATCTCCCATGGCCTTATATTGATTTCAGCCCTACACAAGGAAGAAGGtaaacaaatttcacaaacaCGTTCAAACAATGTATTCCTTCATCTTTGGACCGTCGATCAGGCCGAAACCCTAATGCCTGATTCTCAACAATCTCAAGTATACGCTCCCCTCTTTGTAATCACAGAACCAAGTAACATGAGAAGAGATTACGATCAGTGAATACATTCAGAAGGGGATATTTCACCAATTGTCAACTAAAAAAACAGATTTTCTTgcgaaacaagaaaagaaaaagtcgAGAAGTCTTACCACCCCCAAAAGGACCAATCTGGGAAGACAACGTCAAGTGTGTTGTCATCCCCACAGTAGCGAAACAACGGTGGTGGAGTAGTAGAGTTGGGTCCGTCATAATCCCCTGACAAAATGACGGGCCAGTCAACGCAGTCAAACATCATCTCCAGATCCGGCACTCTCCCTGGGTACCTCCGTAACAACTGTAGGATCCCCCATATTGTAAAAGTATCTCTGGTCTGAAACGCCTTCTCATATTGCTCGACGTAAGCCTTGCCATTCACAATCACCAGCTTGAAATTGGCCGTCCGATTAGCCCTCTCCACCATGTCCCGTGTGATCCCGGTGTGGGCCCATGGCCGTAGGTCTTCATGTATCCAACGAAAGTATTCCGGACACGTGGGCGGTGATGGACGATCAGGATCTTGCTCCGGGTGGAATGTGGTAGGGTAGTTCGAAGGGCAGGTAGTTGTGAGGTTGTAGGCAGTACAGTTGAGTGGGATTTCCAATTGGCTCGAGGGGTTTTGGGGAATTTGACCGGTTTTGTTAGGGTATGTTTGGGATGTTTTGGTGGTTAATGTAGGTACTTGAGATGTAGTAGTACTAATTAGAGTCTCTGTCTGTTAAAAATGGAGAAACAGGAAAACAAAGTTCATTAGTAAAATGCTATATAGACCAATAAACCTAAAGAGAGCATAATGATTGATCTTATACGACAACACACTCATAGGGGGTGCAAATAGTTGGAGCGCAATTTAGAAGGATTTTAGAAATCAACTCTACTCGATATGTGGCCCAATAATACCTACGAAGTTCACATTAACGAATACACTTGCAACATATGCCAGAAAAAACTTCTATGTAACAGGTTGATTGCCTTCAGCCTTAGAAGAGAGAGGAAAGATATAGCCTTGTGGGATGGGTATCTCCACTTGCCAAGAACATTGCTTAGTTAAAACGTAAGAGGATACATCGGTCTAGTTTTGTAACACGTGTTATATTTTGACTAAATAATGTTCTAATcaaaatttttcttaaaaatagaAATGAGCGGAATAAACACATTAGAAGTAAGTGATTGCCCGAGGAACATATATTCTCGCGACATACGACATTGATTAATGTCGTTTTGACAAACATCATTTGCCTTGTACGTTCTTCatgattagaaaatataaaataaaaacaaaagtaaaagatGAATATTGGAAATAATGGTGGCAGATAGTGATATATATGATTACTTACGGAGGAGTTGAGCAAGCGTGTGCAAACAAGCGCGCCGACGAGGACGAAGAGGAAGACGAAGATAGCAGATAATCTTGCAGGCGACTCCATGAAATGGCCGCAAGATAAAGATAGTGCCCTTGTCTGAAAACTCAAATGGCTATAAATATATGACCCGGTTGACAGAAAAATAGTATCTGATCCGTACGATGACAAGTAGTACCCTGGGCTCCCTCGTATCCCCGAGGTTATTTATCCGATTCGTACGACAACGAGTAGAACTTTTGGCTCCCTCATACTGCCgaagttttctttaaaaaaaaaaaaaaaattacttttggcTCTGAATGTCTGTATATTCTTTTACAATCTTTGTTAACTAGTTTTTGGGAGTCCTCGTAGTTTTGTGGAAAACCATGTTTCTAAATCCGTAGTTGGAAACCAAATTCCACGGATCTAAGTGGTGGTACTTATTTCTCGAAATAGTAAGATCGTTTTTGTTTTGACTGGTTGAGCCTCATAAAACTCAAAGCACGAATTTTTTAGGGCAcacatctctttttatttttcacacactATCCGACGGCCAAAAATTTAGATAATTCAGTATGTACATTAAACTGAAttaattcaagaaaaagaagatgccGGAGAAGGTGACTGACATGAATCAGCCCCCCAGAATGTGAGGCCTTAGGCGATCGCCTCTTCCGAACCTCCTCAGGGCCGGCCTTGGCCCGAGTGAGCAGTAatatgtatttttaattttctttcaattccactaaaaatatcataatttaataataTCCCATTTGTCCTAGTTTGTATAGAATTCTGTTTGCGTGGATGGAACAAATATATGGAAAATCATCTGTATACATCAATCTACGAAACCCTATCTCTATGATTGCTTACTCTGATTCTCCCAGTAACTCCTCTCCCATGTTTCCACTTGTTTAATTGAGTTTGCTTGTCTCCTAAGTAATGCAAAAAGAGACGCCGGATCATAAGGCGGAGGCATGGCGCATGGATTCCTCTC is a window from the Pyrus communis chromosome 16, drPyrComm1.1, whole genome shotgun sequence genome containing:
- the LOC137721509 gene encoding uncharacterized protein isoform X2 — its product is MESPARLSAIFVFLFVLVGALVCTRLLNSSTLISTTTSQVPTLTTKTSQTYPNKTGQIPQNPSSQLEIPLNCTAYNLTTTCPSNYPTTFHPEQDPDRPSPPTCPEYFRWIHEDLRPWAHTGITRDMVERANRTANFKLVIVNGKAYVEQYEKAFQTRDTFTIWGILQLLRRYPGRVPDLEMMFDCVDWPVILSGDYDGPNSTTPPPLFRYCGDDNTLDVVFPDWSFWGWAEINIRPWEILLKNLEEGNKRSKWLDREPYAYWKGNPTIAEHRQELMTCNVSDQYDWYARLYAQDWSREAQEGFKRSDLASQCVHRYKIYIEGSAWSVSEKYILACDSVTLIVKPRYYDFFTRTLMPLHHYWPIKYDDKCRSIKFAVDWGNSHKKKAQAIGRASSKLIQEDLKMDYVYDYMFHLLNEYANLLQFKPRIPQKAIELCSEAMACHAEGLEKKFMMESLVKGPAVIEPCSLPPPYDPASLFEVLRRKESSIKQVETWEKNYWKDHEQS
- the LOC137721509 gene encoding uncharacterized protein isoform X1; amino-acid sequence: MESPARLSAIFVFLFVLVGALVCTRLLNSSTETLISTTTSQVPTLTTKTSQTYPNKTGQIPQNPSSQLEIPLNCTAYNLTTTCPSNYPTTFHPEQDPDRPSPPTCPEYFRWIHEDLRPWAHTGITRDMVERANRTANFKLVIVNGKAYVEQYEKAFQTRDTFTIWGILQLLRRYPGRVPDLEMMFDCVDWPVILSGDYDGPNSTTPPPLFRYCGDDNTLDVVFPDWSFWGWAEINIRPWEILLKNLEEGNKRSKWLDREPYAYWKGNPTIAEHRQELMTCNVSDQYDWYARLYAQDWSREAQEGFKRSDLASQCVHRYKIYIEGSAWSVSEKYILACDSVTLIVKPRYYDFFTRTLMPLHHYWPIKYDDKCRSIKFAVDWGNSHKKKAQAIGRASSKLIQEDLKMDYVYDYMFHLLNEYANLLQFKPRIPQKAIELCSEAMACHAEGLEKKFMMESLVKGPAVIEPCSLPPPYDPASLFEVLRRKESSIKQVETWEKNYWKDHEQS